The proteins below come from a single candidate division KSB1 bacterium genomic window:
- a CDS encoding WecB/TagA/CpsF family glycosyltransferase, giving the protein MIIDKTESVIQWPEKYNLCGVKVSATDYDETVSLILKAAKLRQSSVVSCHAVHAIISASLDNQLLDQVNSFELIVPDGQPVRWALNRLYQTNLSDRVYGPELTVRLSRKAAEEGVPIYLYGSSSDVIKLLCSTLISKFPGLQIAGAESPPFRPLTQDESESMVKRINDSEAGIVFVGLGCPKQDQFASEYKHRLKAVQVCVGAAFDFIAGTKEMAPSWMQQRGLEWLFRLSEEPRRLLRRYLVTNFRFIQKLLIQWGRQKILIIWMN; this is encoded by the coding sequence ATGATAATAGATAAAACAGAAAGCGTCATCCAATGGCCAGAAAAATACAACCTTTGTGGGGTTAAGGTTAGCGCTACAGATTATGACGAAACGGTTTCTTTAATTTTAAAAGCTGCTAAATTGCGCCAGTCATCCGTGGTATCATGCCATGCTGTACACGCAATAATTTCTGCTAGCCTGGATAATCAATTGTTGGATCAAGTCAACTCTTTTGAGCTTATTGTTCCGGATGGGCAGCCAGTGCGATGGGCATTAAATCGTCTATACCAGACTAATCTCAGTGATCGAGTATATGGTCCAGAACTTACAGTTCGGCTTTCCAGAAAAGCTGCCGAAGAGGGAGTGCCCATCTATCTCTATGGAAGTTCTTCTGACGTTATTAAATTACTATGTTCCACTTTGATTTCAAAATTTCCAGGATTGCAAATTGCTGGTGCGGAATCACCTCCGTTTCGGCCATTAACGCAAGACGAATCGGAAAGTATGGTAAAACGAATTAATGATAGCGAGGCAGGTATTGTGTTTGTGGGCCTGGGTTGTCCAAAGCAGGATCAATTTGCATCTGAGTATAAACACCGTCTAAAGGCTGTCCAGGTATGTGTAGGTGCAGCATTCGATTTTATCGCAGGGACTAAGGAAATGGCTCCGAGTTGGATGCAGCAACGAGGGTTAGAATGGTTGTTTCGCCTGAGTGAAGAGCCACGCCGTTTACTGCGTAGGTATCTAGTAACCAATTTTCGATTTATCCAAAAGCTTCTGATCCAATGGGGACGGCAGAAAATTTTGATAATATGGATGAATTAA
- a CDS encoding NAD-dependent epimerase/dehydratase family protein yields the protein MLDKLIVIAGAGGFIGGHLVSSLLDRGHSNICAVDIKPFNQWYQVFDNVENVIADLREKENCFRVCQGASEVYNLAADMGGMGFIENNKALCMLTVLINTHLLLAAKEAGVQRYFYSSSACVYNAEKQKDTNVIPLCESDAYPAMPEDGYGWEKLFSERMCRHFREDFGLVTRVARFHNVYGPYGTWDGGREKAPAAICRKVIQAKLTGNHEIEIWGDGNQKRSFMYIDDCIHGIDLIIRSLIVEPINLGSNEMVTINGLVDIVEEIAGIRLNRKYKLDAPKGVNGRNSDNTKIQKYLGWEPSTKLFEGMKLTYEWISNERLVKYGTAATVG from the coding sequence ATGTTAGATAAATTAATAGTGATAGCTGGCGCTGGAGGTTTTATTGGTGGGCATCTCGTTTCTTCTTTACTTGATAGAGGTCATTCGAATATTTGTGCGGTCGATATAAAGCCTTTCAATCAATGGTACCAAGTATTTGACAATGTTGAAAATGTAATCGCAGATCTTCGAGAAAAAGAAAATTGCTTTCGGGTATGCCAAGGAGCTAGTGAAGTTTATAACTTAGCCGCTGATATGGGAGGAATGGGTTTTATTGAAAATAATAAAGCTTTATGTATGCTTACCGTATTAATCAATACCCACCTCTTGTTAGCCGCAAAGGAAGCCGGCGTCCAACGATATTTTTATTCGAGTTCAGCTTGTGTTTATAATGCCGAAAAACAAAAAGACACAAATGTAATTCCACTATGTGAAAGTGACGCCTATCCAGCAATGCCGGAAGATGGTTACGGATGGGAGAAATTATTTTCCGAACGTATGTGCCGACATTTTCGAGAAGATTTTGGCCTGGTGACAAGAGTTGCAAGATTCCACAATGTTTACGGACCCTATGGGACCTGGGATGGCGGCCGTGAAAAAGCACCGGCTGCAATATGTCGGAAGGTCATACAGGCTAAACTTACCGGAAATCACGAAATCGAGATATGGGGCGATGGCAATCAAAAGCGAAGTTTTATGTACATCGATGATTGTATACATGGAATTGATTTGATCATACGAAGTTTAATCGTTGAACCCATTAATCTAGGTTCCAATGAAATGGTAACTATAAACGGATTAGTGGATATCGTTGAAGAGATCGCCGGTATTCGGTTAAACAGAAAATATAAACTGGATGCTCCTAAAGGAGTGAATGGAAGAAACAGTGATAATACAAAAATTCAGAAGTATTTGGGATGGGAACCCAGTACAAAGCTCTTTGAAGGTATGAAATTGACTTATGAGTGGATTAGCAATGAACGTTTAGTCAAATATGGAACCGCCGCAACAGTTGGTTAA